A DNA window from Ferroacidibacillus organovorans contains the following coding sequences:
- a CDS encoding MerR family transcriptional regulator — MTEQESGELTVEAVLRQLPVTPRTLRYYEEVGLIAPSSRTSGGHRLYDQETVERLQQILRLKENLGVSLQEIREILDAEQALDALRQSFHQNRQDQDRQLEYTDRYIEVLRHLIEKMDEKIKSVTAMRNRYQERLQKSLDFRENGIRK; from the coding sequence GTGACAGAACAAGAATCGGGTGAATTGACCGTAGAGGCCGTCCTTCGCCAACTTCCTGTAACCCCGCGCACACTTCGCTATTACGAAGAAGTCGGGTTGATCGCGCCCAGTTCAAGAACCAGCGGCGGGCACCGCCTCTATGACCAGGAAACGGTGGAACGCTTGCAGCAGATTCTTCGATTGAAAGAGAATTTAGGCGTTTCACTTCAAGAGATTCGCGAAATTCTCGACGCCGAGCAGGCGCTCGACGCATTGCGACAATCGTTCCATCAGAACAGGCAGGATCAAGACAGACAGTTGGAATACACCGATCGCTATATCGAGGTGCTCCGACACCTGATTGAAAAAATGGATGAAAAAATAAAAAGCGTGACTGCGATGCGCAATCGTTATCAAGAGCGTCTGCAAAAATCTCTGGATTTTCGCGAAAATGGAATTCGCAAATAA
- a CDS encoding MFS transporter produces the protein MPPDATPKNASPHYKWIALSNTTLGVLMATINQSILIIALPVIFNGLKVNPLASNQTGLLLWVLLGFNIATTVLLVLFGRLSDMFGRVRLYNMGFLIFTIGSVLAALTWSKGTAGEVELIIFRIIQGIGGGFLFANGAAILTDAFPENQRGLALGLNQVAAVGGGIIGLLIGGALAATGNWRFIFLVNVPVGLFGTVWAYIALKEVNKKAAKQHLDIWGNVTLTLGLLGIMLGLTYGIMPYNHHTMGWTNPWVLTGLIGGVFVLGLFVLIENITEQPLFNLKLFRIWPFTAGNLSGLLASLARGGLQFMLIIWLQGIYLPLHGISYARTPLIAGLYTLPQMIGFLVAGPVSGMLSDRFGARIFATSGMVLTALGFFLMATLPVDFNPWMFFTYLFIIGAGMGLFASPNSAAIMNSLPPQYRGVGSGMRSTFTNAGSMLSMGLFFSVMIAGLAQKLPHAMLTGLTRHGVPLAGAVQISHLPPTASLFAALLGYNPLQNLLQQFGILQHMPASQASVIVGQRFFPTLIAQPFMHGLVLAFTVSLIMSLIAAVVSLFRGKRYIHRESESSTESK, from the coding sequence ATGCCGCCTGACGCCACACCAAAGAACGCGAGCCCCCACTATAAGTGGATCGCTTTGTCAAACACGACGCTTGGCGTTTTAATGGCGACGATCAATCAGTCTATCCTGATCATCGCGCTCCCTGTGATTTTCAATGGACTAAAGGTCAACCCACTCGCCAGCAATCAAACCGGGCTCCTGCTCTGGGTGCTGCTCGGCTTCAATATCGCGACCACCGTACTGCTCGTGCTGTTCGGCCGACTGTCTGACATGTTTGGTCGCGTGCGCCTCTACAACATGGGATTTCTCATTTTCACCATCGGCTCCGTACTCGCGGCACTCACCTGGAGCAAAGGGACGGCGGGAGAAGTCGAGTTGATCATCTTCCGCATCATTCAAGGCATCGGCGGCGGTTTTCTCTTTGCCAACGGCGCCGCCATCCTGACGGACGCCTTTCCCGAGAACCAGCGCGGATTGGCGCTCGGACTAAACCAGGTCGCAGCCGTTGGCGGCGGGATCATCGGCCTTTTGATCGGCGGGGCGCTCGCCGCGACGGGCAACTGGCGCTTTATCTTTCTCGTAAACGTCCCCGTCGGCCTCTTTGGCACCGTGTGGGCTTACATTGCGCTCAAAGAGGTCAACAAGAAGGCGGCAAAGCAACACCTGGACATCTGGGGCAACGTCACGCTCACGCTCGGTCTTCTCGGTATCATGCTCGGCCTCACCTATGGCATCATGCCATACAACCATCACACGATGGGCTGGACCAATCCCTGGGTGCTCACAGGACTGATCGGCGGCGTGTTTGTGCTCGGCCTTTTCGTCCTCATCGAAAACATTACCGAGCAGCCGCTTTTCAATCTGAAGCTCTTTCGGATCTGGCCGTTTACCGCAGGCAACCTGAGCGGACTGCTCGCATCACTGGCGCGCGGCGGCCTTCAGTTCATGCTCATCATCTGGCTGCAGGGAATCTACCTCCCACTGCACGGCATCTCCTACGCGCGAACGCCACTGATCGCAGGACTCTACACCCTGCCGCAGATGATTGGATTTCTCGTCGCAGGCCCTGTCAGCGGAATGCTCTCCGACCGCTTTGGCGCGCGCATCTTCGCCACCTCCGGGATGGTGCTTACCGCCCTCGGTTTTTTCCTGATGGCCACACTCCCTGTGGATTTCAATCCGTGGATGTTTTTTACGTATCTTTTCATTATCGGCGCCGGCATGGGACTTTTCGCGTCACCGAACAGCGCCGCCATCATGAATTCCCTCCCGCCGCAGTATCGCGGCGTCGGATCAGGGATGCGCTCCACCTTCACGAACGCCGGCTCCATGCTCAGCATGGGACTCTTCTTTTCCGTCATGATTGCCGGACTCGCACAGAAGTTGCCGCACGCCATGCTGACGGGACTTACACGCCACGGCGTCCCACTCGCGGGAGCCGTGCAAATCTCCCATTTGCCGCCAACCGCCTCGCTCTTTGCGGCGCTGCTCGGGTATAACCCTTTGCAAAACCTGCTACAGCAATTCGGAATTCTCCAGCACATGCCAGCCAGTCAGGCGAGCGTCATCGTCGGTCAGAGGTTCTTCCCGACCTTGATCGCGCAGCCCTTCATGCACGGTCTCGTACTCGCCTTCACCGTCTCGCTCATCATGTCCCTCATCGCCGCCGTCGTCTCTCTTTTTCGCGGCAAGCGCTATATCCATCGCGAGAGCGAATCGTCCACTGAGTCCAAGTAA